GTTCTTCAACTATGGTATTCTGCGGGTCAATGTCGTTAAAAAACACGGTAACGCCGTCAAGCTGCTGCATTTGATTCCGCCGTCCTTTCTGCTGATCTCTTTGTTGCTGGCCGGTTGGGGACTGTGGCAGCCCGCGGCGTGGCGGATGTTGGCCGGCCTGTGGCTGGTCTATGCGCTGTACGTCGCAGCCGCCTCTTTCATCACCGCCCGTCAGAACCATACGATAGCGATGATCCTGGTACTGCCACTCGTCTTTATGGTGATGCAGATCAGTTGGGCGGCGGGTTTTCTGACCGGGATCGTGAAAACGCACTGATCACCGGCTGCCCCTTGCACTGGACCTTTGGGTTGCTGCATGCCGAAACCAATAGAAAAACTGCTGCTCCTCACCGTCGATTTTATCACCATCCAGGTGGCTTTCTGGGGCTTGCTGCAACTGCGCACCAGCCTGCACCTGTTCGCCGTGCCCGGCGGCCTGATGCAGCTGCAGGTGTCGCTGGTGATCTACGTTTACTGGCTGCTGCTGTTTCTTTTTTTCGGATTGTACCAGTCCTGGTATACGCAGTCGCGTTTTGACGAAACGATCTCGGTCTTTAAGGCGATCGCATTCGGCACACTGCTGATTTTACTGCTGACCGCCGAACCGGCGCGAGACCTCTCTCAACCGCCCACGATCGGCCGGTTGATGATCATCAGTTATTTCGCCCTCATGGTGTGCTGTGTCGCCGGCGGCCGTCTCATCCTGCACACCGTGCAGAGAAAACTGCTGCAAGCCGGCGTGGGGCAGCGCAATACGCTCATCATCGGCTGGAACGGAAAATCCAAAAGGCTGGCGGATAAAATCAAACAGTTTCCGGCTCTGGGCTATCGGGTGGTGGGTTTTGTCGCTTTGAAACCTGAAGAGATCGGCAAAAACCACAATGGGTTGAGCGTGCTTGGCAGTCTCGACGACCTCGACCGGTTGGTCCGTGTGCACAAGGTCGAAGAGGTGATCCTGTCGCTGGGACAATTGCCGCAGAAACGGGTGATGCGCGTCATCGGACTGTGCGATGAACAGCCGGTGCACATCAAAATCGAGCCCGAGCTCTATCATGTAGTGATGGGCCAGGCGCGCACCCAGCAGATCTATGGATTTCCGCTGATCGAGATCAATCCCCAGATCATGCCGGCCTGGGAACGGCGCGTCAAACGGATGCTGGACGTCGTCTTCGCCACTCTCTTTTTGCTTCTGCTCCTGCCGGTCATGCTGATCACTGCGGTGCTGATCAAGCTCGATTCCAGGGGCCCGGTGCTTTTCAACCAGCAGCGGGTCGGCCGGAACGGCAAGCTGTTTACCATCCACAAGTTTCGCACCATGATCAAGGACGCGGAAAAATACACCGGACCGGTTTGGGCGGAGAAAAGCGATCCGCGCATCACCCGCATGGGACGGTTCATGCGCAGAGTGCGGCTGGATGAATTTCCCCAGTGCATCAACGTGTTGAAAGGCGACATGAGCCTGGTCGGGCCGCGGCCGGAACGGCCGTATTTTGTGGAAAAGCTGAAAGAGGAATATCCCTATTACACCCGCCGGCTCAAAGTGCAGCCGGGCATCACCGGCTGGGCCCAGGTAAAGGGCGAGTACGACACCAGCATCGAAAATGTGCGCGAGAAACTGCAGTACGACCTGTACTATATCGAGAACATGTCGCTGCGCATGGACATACGGATCATGCTGTACACCGTTTTCGTCATGCTGCGATTTAAAGGGCAGTAGAACGCACAAACGTGAAACGTGAGCACGAGCAAGCGTGCGAACGCTGAACATGGGAACGAATAAAAAAGAGGGTATTCAAATATGTTGGATCTGAAATATATTCGCGAGAACCCGGAGATTGTCCGCCAGGCCGTCC
The window above is part of the bacterium genome. Proteins encoded here:
- a CDS encoding sugar transferase, coding for MPKPIEKLLLLTVDFITIQVAFWGLLQLRTSLHLFAVPGGLMQLQVSLVIYVYWLLLFLFFGLYQSWYTQSRFDETISVFKAIAFGTLLILLLTAEPARDLSQPPTIGRLMIISYFALMVCCVAGGRLILHTVQRKLLQAGVGQRNTLIIGWNGKSKRLADKIKQFPALGYRVVGFVALKPEEIGKNHNGLSVLGSLDDLDRLVRVHKVEEVILSLGQLPQKRVMRVIGLCDEQPVHIKIEPELYHVVMGQARTQQIYGFPLIEINPQIMPAWERRVKRMLDVVFATLFLLLLLPVMLITAVLIKLDSRGPVLFNQQRVGRNGKLFTIHKFRTMIKDAEKYTGPVWAEKSDPRITRMGRFMRRVRLDEFPQCINVLKGDMSLVGPRPERPYFVEKLKEEYPYYTRRLKVQPGITGWAQVKGEYDTSIENVREKLQYDLYYIENMSLRMDIRIMLYTVFVMLRFKGQ